Part of the Nitrospirota bacterium genome is shown below.
AGACTTCCTGTTTCTTCATCCATCCATCCCTGTCGTGCGGACGGGTCAGCCGCGCTCAAGCACTGACCAGGCGTGGAAGACGCGGCTTCTTTCGCGCCGTCTCACCGACCGGGACGGCGATTCGCCGGCGATTATCGAGAATCACCGCGTCCACGATCTCGCCGCATTGCAGGCATCGATACCCATCGAAGCAGAGGGCATCGCCAGTTTCGTGAACATCGCAGATCTCTTCCAGCACCATCAGTCCATGACACCGGTGACAGGTCATGACGAGCCTCCTTCTGCATGGGTGCGCTTTCTCTGCTTCTGCGCGTCATCATACCCGCCGCCATGAAGGCCTTCTGTAAGGCCCCCCACAGGTCCGCGGAGAAAAAGATCCTCTGTGTAGAAAATGCCCCCCTCCCCCTCCCCTCTCCCCCAGGATGGGGGAGAGGATAAAGGTGAGGGGGCCTCGGACGGGGTATTTTCATGATGCGTGGATGAGCCAAGGACTCATGAAGACTGCTTTGTAAGCCAGACCACAGAGCGGCCGAGATCCTCTTTGGTAAAAGAACGGTATCGTTCACCAGTATTCCCAACCAACAAGGAGGAAGGGCTATGGCCAAGGTCGCCATCATCGTGTTCGCGGATACGGAGACGCACGAGGGACTGGGACGGGTCGTCAACGCGCTGGAGGCGGTCAAGGAATTCAAGGAGGCCCATGAGGACGTGCAGCTTATCTTCGACGGCGCCGGGCCCAAGTGGATTCCGGAACTGTCGAAGCCGGACCACAAGATTCATGGGCTCTATGAAGCCGTGAAGGATCGAATCGCCGGCGCGTGCGAATTCTGCGCGGGCGCGTTCGGCGTCAAAGACAAAGTCGTGGCGTGCGGCGTGAGGCTGGCCGGGGACTTTGAAGGCCACCCGAGCTTTAGGAAACTGGTGTCGGCGGGCTATCAGGTCATCACGTTTTGAGCGGCATTTCGTGCGGTCCCGCCGCTCCGTATGACCTGCCGGCCGCGCCACAGAGCGTAGAGTGCGGGGATCACCAGCAGCGTCAGGATGGTGGACGATATCATGCCGCCGATCATCGGCGCCGCGATCCGTTTCATGACGTCGGCGCCGGTCCCATGGCTCCACATGATCGGCAGCAGGCCAAGGAGGACGGCTGAGGCGGTCATCATCTTCGGCCTCACCCGTTGGACCGCTCCCTCGATGATGGCTTCCCGAAGGTCGGTCATCGAGCGCAGACGGCCCTCTCGCTGCCGCCGCTCATAGGCCTCGTCCAGAAAGATGATCATGACGACTCCCGTCTCGGCCGCGACGCCCGCCAGGGCGATGATGCCCACCCAGACCGCCACGCTCAGGTGATACTGGAGGAAGTAGAGAAACACGACCGCGCCCACGACCCCGAACGGCACCGACAGGAGGACAATCAGGCTTCTCGTGACCGATTTAAAATTCAGATAGAGCAGCACGAAAATCAGAAAGATCGTGACCGGCACCACGACCTTCAGCCGGGCCTTGGCCCGTTCGAGGTACTGGAATTGTCCGCCCCAGGCGAGCGAATAGCCGGCGGGCAATGCCACGCGGTCCCGGATCAATTGCTGCACCTCTTCCACATACCTCCCCAAATCCCGTCCCGCCACATCGACGAACACAATGCCGGCCAGGGAGCCGTTCTCGTCGCGAACCGCGGGAGGGCCCGTGGTCAGAGCGATCCGAGCCAGTTGGCCCAGAGGAATCTGAGCGCCATTGCGGGCTTCCACAAGGACCCGCCGGAGCGATTCCGGGTCTTCCCGTAGCTCCCGCAGATAGCGGACGTTCACGGGATACCGCTCGCGGCCTTCCACAGTCTGCGTGATGTTCTTGCCTCCGATGGCCGATTCGATGACATCTTCCACATCCTCGACCGTAAGCCCATAGCGGGCCGCCTCCTCGCGATCGACGTGAACGTCGAGGTAGTAGCCGCCGGTGACACGCTCCGCATAGGCGCTGCGGGTCCCCGGAACGCCTTGCAGCAGCCCTTCGATCTCCAGGCCGATCCGCTCGATCTCCGTGAGATCCGGCCCGAGAATCTTGATGCCAAGATTGCTGCGGATCCCGGTCGCGAGCATCTCGGTCCGCGTCTGGATCGGCATCCACCAGATGTTGGGCATCCCTGGGAATTTCACCACCTCGTCCATCTCGGCGATCAGCGAGTCCCAGGTCACGCCTGGCCGCCACTGCTCCTCCGGCTTCAGGGTCACCACGGTCTCCGCCATGCTCAAGTGGGCCGGATCGGTCGGGGTCCTCGCCCGGCCGATCTTGCCGAACACATGCTCCACTTCAGGAAATTGCTTGAGCAACTGGTCTTGCCGTTGCAGCAGCGTGCCCGCCTGGGTCACCGAGATGCCGGGCAAGGCAGTCGGCATATACAGGATCGTCCCTTCGTTCAGCGGCGGCATGAATTCGGATCCGAGCTTTTTATACATGGGTACCGAACTCGCCACCGCCACGACGGCCAGGATCACGACCAGCCAGCGCACGCGCAAGGCGCCGGACACCAGCGGCCGATAGAGCCAAATCAAGGCTCGGTTGATCGGATTGTGTTCCTCCGGTGCGATCTTCCCTCTGATCAGCCGGACCATCAAAAGCGGCGCGAGGGTAATCGAGACGAACGCCGCAAACAACATTGCCGCGCTCTTGGTGAAGGCCAGCGGCCTGAAGAGGCGCCCCTCCTGAGCTTCCAGCGTGAAGACCGGCAGGAAGGAGATTGTGATGACGAGCAACGAAAAGAAGAGCGGCTTGCCGACCTCTTGGGCCGCACGTATGACCACGGCGGTCCGAGAGCCGGGCTGCCCGGCGCGGTCCCACTGCTCCAAGCGCTTATGGGCGTTCTCGATCATGACGATGACCGCGTCCACCATGGCCCCGATGGCGATGGCGATGCCGGCCAACGACATGATGTTCGAGGTGATGCCCAGATAGTACATCGCGAGAAACGAGAGCAGGATCGCGACCGGCAAGATGAGGATCGCGACGAGAGCAGAGCGAAGATGGAACAGAAACACCAGGCTGACGGCGCTCACGACGAAGCTGATCTCAATCAGCTTCTCCTTCAGAGTGGCAATGGCCCGGAGAATCAGATCGGAGCGATCATAGACTGGGACGATCTTAATCCCCTTCGGCAGGGACGGCGTGATTTCCTTGAGCTTGGCCTTCACGCGGTCGATCACCGCGAGCGCATTCTCGCCGTAGCGCATGACCACGATGCCGCCCACCGTTTCCCCCTGGCCGTCCAGCTCGGCGATGCCGCGACGCAGATCGGGACCGATGGTCACATGGGCCACGTCTTGCACCGTGATCGGGGTGCCCTGCCGGTCGGTCCCCAGCGGCACGTGTCGGATATCGTCCAGTGACCGGATATAGCCCCTCCCCCGCACCATATATTCCCGCTCGCCGGCCTCGATGACACGGCCTCCCACGTCGTTGTTGCTGCGTCGGATCGCCTCGATCACTTTCTTCAGCGGGATGTGATAGCCCAGCAGCTTGTTGGGATCGACCTGCACCTGGTACTGCTTCACGAATCCGCCGATCGACGCCACCTCGGCCACGCCCGGCACGCTCTGAAGCCAATAGCGCAGGTACCAATCCTGAAAACTGCGCAGATCGGCGAGATCATGCAGACCGGATGTGTCCACCAGCGCGTACTGGAAGACCCAGCCGACACCGGTTGCATCGGGACCCAGCGTCGGCGAGACGCCTTCGGGCAGCTTGCCGGTCACGCCCTGCAGGTACTCCACCACCCGGCTTCTGGCCCAGTACATATCGGTGCCGTCCTCGAAAATGATGTAGACAAAGGAGAGTCCCAGGAAGGACTGCCCGCGGACGGACTTGATCCGTGGCGCGCCCAACATGGAAGTGACAATGGGGTAGGTGATCTGATCTTCGACCAGATCCGGACTGCGCCCGGGCCACTCGGTGAACACAATCACCTGCACATCCGAGAGATCAGGGATCGCATCCAGCGGGGTGTGATAGACCGCCCACAGCCCCCACCCCATCAGAAAGAGCGTCGCCAGGAAGACCAGAAACGCATTCCGGACGCTCCATTCGATGACGCGCGCGATCATGATAAACCCGTGATGCGTCATGCGTGATCCGTGATGGATGGGTAACGCATCTGCTTGCGCATCACGCTTCACGCTTCACGTATTACGGCCTATTTCATTCCCGGCATCCCACCACCGGCCGTCACCGAAAATGTCTCCTTGATGTCCGGCCAGCCCGTGCGCTGGATCGTTAGCATGAGGTCCCACTGGCCTCCCATGCCGAGGTTCGCCCTGGCCTCGTACACGCCGTCTTTCACCAGCCTCATGGGAATCGTGGCCGGGACCATTCCCGGCATCGGCATGGTGTACGTCAGCAGCACCTTCGCAGTGGACATCGGGTTCGCAGCCTCGTCCGTCAGCTTCAGCCGGATCTGGTTCTCTCCGATCCGAGGCGGCGCGGGCTCGGTCGAGAGCACCAGTGCGAGCCCCCCGGCCTTCTTTTCCAGCTTGGCCCCGGCGGACTTGGCCGCTTGCATCTTTGGCACCCCCATCTCCATGCCGCCCATGTCCACCTTGCCCATCTGAGCCTGCTCCATCCTGATCCCGCCCATGCCCAAGGCACCCATCATGTTCGTGGCGGCCACCAGCTTGCTTTCCGAGTCAATGAGGAAATTGCCCGAAATCACCACGCGGTCTCCATCGGTGACGCCTTCGCGGACTTCATAATAGGGCCCGACCTTCGGGCCGAGCTTGACCGAGCGCGGCTCAAACATTCCTTCGCCCCGGACGACAAAGACCAAGGCCTGCGTGCCGGAATCGAGCACGGCTTGTTCCGGAACCGCCAGTTTGTTTCCCCGATTCACCTGGATGAGCACATCCCCGTACATGTCCGGCTTGATCCGGATGCCAGGGTTCGGCAGGTCCAGCCGGACCTTGACGGTCCTGGCCTCCTTGTTCACATAGGGATAGATGTACGACACCCGGCCGTGGAACTGTTCCCCGGGGTAAGACGCGAAGGTCACCGTGGCGGGCTGTCCGATTTGCACGAACGGCACCTCATACTCGTACACCTCGGCATTGATCCAGACCGCGGACAGATCCGCGATGGTGTACAGCGTCATCTCGGGCTGCACAAACATCCCTTTGAACACTTTCTTGTCGATCACGTACCCCCGTATCGGCGAATAGATCGTGACATACGTTCGGGCCTTGCCGCGCCTCGCCAGGTCATCGACCTGATCGTCGGTAAGGGTCCACAGCTTCAGTCGATCGCGCGCGGCTTCCACCATCTGGTCCGCCTGTCGGCGGACCTCGGGAATCGGACTGTCTTTCACCTTGTCCCGCGCCTTCAGCGCGAGCAGGTACTCGTCCTGCGTGGCCACCAGATCCGGGCTGTACAAGGTGAACAAGGGTTGGCCTTTCCGGACGACCTGCCCGGTGTAATCCACGAACAGATCCTCGACCCATCCCGAGATGCGCAGATTGACAGAGGCGATGCGTTGTTCATCGTAGTCCGCCCTGCCGACGGCCCGAACGACGGTCTCAAGCGACCGCCTCTCCACGACCGAAGTCTTCACCCCGATCAATTGTTGTTTGAATGGTGTGACCATGGCGTATGCCTGCGCAGGTCCGCCCTCCGGAGCCGCGGAGGGCTTCATCTTTTCCGTACCGGGCGTCCGCGGCTCGCCTGGCAAGTCGTGGCCGGACCTCTGCTCGTCTGTCCGTGCAGGATAGGGACGTTCCCCTCCCTCGATGAGCCATACCCCGACGGTCACTATGATCACTGCGATTGTGATCCACACCGTTTGTTTTCCTCTCCAGGCCTTGGTGCGCATGGCAAACCTCCTCACAGTTCTCTGCCGACCACCTGCTCCAGTTCCGCCAAGCGCTTCTCCCGGTCGACCAGCGATTGGTAATAGGCAAGTTGAAAATCCCGCCAGGCCCGGTCGGCTTCGATCAGATCCAGAAAAGACGTCCTCCCGGTGCGATACCCGGCCCGTGCGGCCTCGACGCTCTGTTCGGCCTGCGGCAACACCGTGGTCCGATACAGCATCGCCACCTTCCAACTAGCCCGGACTTTTGCCAGAAGATCCCGGATCTGGAAGCGGGTCAGGTTTTCCAACGTATGAAGATCGGCGCGCGCGGCCGCAACTGCAGCCGTCGCCTCCTGCACACCGGCGTCGTACTTAGGCTTGGTCCAGAACGAGAACGGCAGGTTGATCGACATGACCGCGCCGAAGCCGTCCGGAGCCTGAAAGTTCTGGAACCGTTGCACCGCCACCGTGACATCCGGATAGTACTGACGGCGCGCCAGGTCGCGGGCCTGCTCGTTTCGCCGCACCGCCAGACCGGCCGCTTTCACCTCCGGCCTGGCGTCGGCTGCCATCTGAAACAGCTCGTCGAGGTCTTTGTCGAACCGGATCGTACGCGGCCCTTGCGGGAGTCCCAACGGCGCCCGGGGGTCCCGATTCAGCAGCGTGTTGACGTTGGCCTGAGCCGTCTCGCGACGCTGTTCAAGGACCGGCAACTCTTGGTGAAGCGTGGAGAGTTCCACTTGCGCCTTGAGCACATCCACCTGACTCCCTTTTCCCGTGCGGAATTTCGCCAGGGCGACCTCTAGAAACTGCGTCAGCAGGTCGATCTGCTCGTGATGGATTTGGATCGCCTTATGCGCAAAGAACAGGTCGTAATAGGCCCGCTTGACACGGGCGATCAGGTCGCGTTCCTTGGCCCGGAGCGCCTGCTCGGTCATCTCAGCCGACCGGCCGGCCACCTCTTCCTTGAGCGCGAGTTTTCCGGGAAAGGGGAATTTTTGCGACAGCCCGATGATCGTGTTCTGCGCTTGTCCCAGGTTGAAGGATTCGGGAGTGTTCCACCACTGGACCGACAGAGTCGGGTCGTCCAGCGACCCCGCCTGCGTCACCCGTTGCGAGGCCGCCTCCCATTGTCGGCGTGCCGCCTGAATCTCCGGGTTGCGAGCCAAAGCTTCCCGGATCAACTCCGGCAGTGCCAGCGTCGCCTGAGCCGGTGTATCGGCTCCATGCGCGACCGGAGACATCCCAAGCGCGAGCGCCAGCCCTATCCCTCCTGCCGCAAGAGAGCTCATGGGGAAATTGCATTTCATGCCATAGTCCTCCTCGATGTGGAGTCAGCTCGGCGTCCATTGCCCGGCCGTGCGAAACCGGCGATGAATTCAGGAGCAACTCGGTCGTCGCCAAGTTGCGCTGAGCCCGTAGAGCTTTGACAGAGAGAACGAAACGGTGAGACCCGGAGGGATCAGATACGAAGCACTGAGGTCTTTAGCAGGAGATCAAGTGGCGGACCGACTGCGGGATGCTCGGACAAGCAGCCGCCATGGGAGGCGGCACCGAGGAGAGGAGTCGATAAATCCAGGATGGCCGCGCAGATGATCTGCGAGTCAATGCCCGCCATCGATTCATCCGTGGACTGGACGCCGAGAGTCTTGTAGGTATCGCAGAACTGCCGAACCGGCTGCTCGTCAGGCGCTGAACAACCGTTTGTCATCGCGGAGCCGGAGGCGTTGAAGAGCGGCACCAGGCACGCATAGGCGTTGAAGCTCAACGCAAGGAAGAGCACGACAAGCGTTCCGGCGATCAACGATCGAGAGCCTTGGAAACGTAATCGCATGCGCTTAGTCTATCCCTCCGCAACACACCCGTCAACGGTCCTTCTAATACACAATGATCCGGTCGGCTGACGCGAACAGGTCCACCATCCTTGCCAGCGGAA
Proteins encoded:
- a CDS encoding efflux RND transporter periplasmic adaptor subunit, which codes for MRTKAWRGKQTVWITIAVIIVTVGVWLIEGGERPYPARTDEQRSGHDLPGEPRTPGTEKMKPSAAPEGGPAQAYAMVTPFKQQLIGVKTSVVERRSLETVVRAVGRADYDEQRIASVNLRISGWVEDLFVDYTGQVVRKGQPLFTLYSPDLVATQDEYLLALKARDKVKDSPIPEVRRQADQMVEAARDRLKLWTLTDDQVDDLARRGKARTYVTIYSPIRGYVIDKKVFKGMFVQPEMTLYTIADLSAVWINAEVYEYEVPFVQIGQPATVTFASYPGEQFHGRVSYIYPYVNKEARTVKVRLDLPNPGIRIKPDMYGDVLIQVNRGNKLAVPEQAVLDSGTQALVFVVRGEGMFEPRSVKLGPKVGPYYEVREGVTDGDRVVISGNFLIDSESKLVAATNMMGALGMGGIRMEQAQMGKVDMGGMEMGVPKMQAAKSAGAKLEKKAGGLALVLSTEPAPPRIGENQIRLKLTDEAANPMSTAKVLLTYTMPMPGMVPATIPMRLVKDGVYEARANLGMGGQWDLMLTIQRTGWPDIKETFSVTAGGGMPGMK
- a CDS encoding TolC family protein yields the protein MKCNFPMSSLAAGGIGLALALGMSPVAHGADTPAQATLALPELIREALARNPEIQAARRQWEAASQRVTQAGSLDDPTLSVQWWNTPESFNLGQAQNTIIGLSQKFPFPGKLALKEEVAGRSAEMTEQALRAKERDLIARVKRAYYDLFFAHKAIQIHHEQIDLLTQFLEVALAKFRTGKGSQVDVLKAQVELSTLHQELPVLEQRRETAQANVNTLLNRDPRAPLGLPQGPRTIRFDKDLDELFQMAADARPEVKAAGLAVRRNEQARDLARRQYYPDVTVAVQRFQNFQAPDGFGAVMSINLPFSFWTKPKYDAGVQEATAAVAAARADLHTLENLTRFQIRDLLAKVRASWKVAMLYRTTVLPQAEQSVEAARAGYRTGRTSFLDLIEADRAWRDFQLAYYQSLVDREKRLAELEQVVGREL
- a CDS encoding CusA/CzcA family heavy metal efflux RND transporter, which produces MIARVIEWSVRNAFLVFLATLFLMGWGLWAVYHTPLDAIPDLSDVQVIVFTEWPGRSPDLVEDQITYPIVTSMLGAPRIKSVRGQSFLGLSFVYIIFEDGTDMYWARSRVVEYLQGVTGKLPEGVSPTLGPDATGVGWVFQYALVDTSGLHDLADLRSFQDWYLRYWLQSVPGVAEVASIGGFVKQYQVQVDPNKLLGYHIPLKKVIEAIRRSNNDVGGRVIEAGEREYMVRGRGYIRSLDDIRHVPLGTDRQGTPITVQDVAHVTIGPDLRRGIAELDGQGETVGGIVVMRYGENALAVIDRVKAKLKEITPSLPKGIKIVPVYDRSDLILRAIATLKEKLIEISFVVSAVSLVFLFHLRSALVAILILPVAILLSFLAMYYLGITSNIMSLAGIAIAIGAMVDAVIVMIENAHKRLEQWDRAGQPGSRTAVVIRAAQEVGKPLFFSLLVITISFLPVFTLEAQEGRLFRPLAFTKSAAMLFAAFVSITLAPLLMVRLIRGKIAPEEHNPINRALIWLYRPLVSGALRVRWLVVILAVVAVASSVPMYKKLGSEFMPPLNEGTILYMPTALPGISVTQAGTLLQRQDQLLKQFPEVEHVFGKIGRARTPTDPAHLSMAETVVTLKPEEQWRPGVTWDSLIAEMDEVVKFPGMPNIWWMPIQTRTEMLATGIRSNLGIKILGPDLTEIERIGLEIEGLLQGVPGTRSAYAERVTGGYYLDVHVDREEAARYGLTVEDVEDVIESAIGGKNITQTVEGRERYPVNVRYLRELREDPESLRRVLVEARNGAQIPLGQLARIALTTGPPAVRDENGSLAGIVFVDVAGRDLGRYVEEVQQLIRDRVALPAGYSLAWGGQFQYLERAKARLKVVVPVTIFLIFVLLYLNFKSVTRSLIVLLSVPFGVVGAVVFLYFLQYHLSVAVWVGIIALAGVAAETGVVMIIFLDEAYERRQREGRLRSMTDLREAIIEGAVQRVRPKMMTASAVLLGLLPIMWSHGTGADVMKRIAAPMIGGMISSTILTLLVIPALYALWRGRQVIRSGGTARNAAQNVMT